The following proteins are encoded in a genomic region of Chryseobacterium cucumeris:
- a CDS encoding restriction endonuclease subunit S yields MEQYKLKESLDTKKVFLIKRSKLENVIDSNFYTPFFVELIKKLENSTTSKFIKLSKVLSKVTDGSHHSPESNFIYTNNYITVKDLNDDGEIDLINCLKISDKDFSQLVKNGCQPSINDILFSKDGTIGKTHLVKENNFVVLSSLAILTPKPDKVLPQYLEYILKSNIVIHLIKRSMGGSALKRIILKNISDLKVPIPSKEIQQQIVDIYNSAYTQKQTKEVEAKDLLASIDSYLLNELGITLPVKDSSLEARIFTAMFSDISGGRFDPKLYDRTTTDLKQAIKNIDRTKFITKRLKDILIESVAGDWGIENEGIDIEGYTKCLVIRATEFNNDYNLTLDNSRVKFRLIKDEKLSKLNIKEGDLLIEKSGGSPDQPVGRIALITNDYLDKGALAFSNFIHKITVDETVVNSNYLFSFLKTVYNIKLTESMQSQTNGIRNLIMSTYLNQNIVLPIDSNGNIDLNKQIEIADYVAEIRSKAKKLQEEANSILEKAKQEVEQIILG; encoded by the coding sequence ATGGAACAATATAAATTGAAAGAATCACTAGATACAAAGAAAGTTTTTTTGATAAAACGCTCTAAATTGGAGAATGTGATTGACTCTAATTTTTATACACCTTTCTTTGTTGAATTGATTAAGAAATTAGAAAATTCAACTACTAGTAAATTCATTAAATTAAGCAAAGTATTATCAAAGGTTACTGATGGATCACATCATTCGCCAGAAAGTAATTTTATTTATACTAACAATTATATTACTGTAAAAGATTTAAATGATGATGGCGAAATTGATTTGATAAATTGTTTGAAAATTTCTGATAAAGATTTTTCACAATTAGTGAAAAATGGTTGCCAACCTAGTATTAATGATATCTTATTTTCTAAAGATGGCACGATAGGTAAGACTCATTTAGTTAAAGAAAATAATTTTGTAGTATTATCATCTCTCGCAATTTTGACCCCTAAACCAGATAAGGTTTTACCTCAATATTTGGAGTATATCTTAAAAAGTAATATTGTTATCCATTTAATAAAGCGATCTATGGGCGGATCGGCATTAAAAAGAATTATATTAAAAAATATCAGTGATCTAAAAGTTCCTATTCCTTCAAAAGAAATCCAACAACAAATTGTAGACATTTATAATAGTGCTTACACTCAAAAACAAACCAAAGAAGTTGAAGCCAAAGACTTATTAGCAAGTATAGATAGTTACTTGTTAAACGAGTTAGGCATTACTTTACCCGTAAAAGATAGCAGTTTAGAAGCACGTATTTTTACGGCTATGTTTAGTGATATATCTGGCGGTAGATTTGATCCTAAGCTGTATGATAGAACAACCACAGATTTAAAACAAGCAATCAAAAATATAGATAGAACAAAGTTTATAACTAAAAGACTGAAAGATATTTTAATAGAAAGTGTTGCAGGTGATTGGGGGATTGAAAATGAAGGAATTGATATAGAAGGTTATACAAAATGTTTGGTAATAAGGGCAACAGAGTTTAATAATGATTATAATTTAACTCTTGATAATTCTAGGGTAAAATTTAGACTAATAAAGGATGAAAAATTATCTAAACTAAATATTAAAGAAGGAGATTTGTTAATTGAGAAGTCAGGAGGAAGTCCAGATCAACCAGTTGGTAGAATTGCTTTAATAACTAATGATTATCTAGATAAAGGAGCTTTAGCTTTTAGTAATTTTATTCATAAAATTACCGTCGATGAAACAGTAGTGAATTCAAATTATTTATTTTCATTTTTAAAAACAGTTTATAATATCAAATTGACAGAATCTATGCAAAGTCAAACCAATGGAATCCGCAATTTGATAATGTCCACATATTTAAATCAGAATATTGTTCTTCCGATTGATTCAAATGGAAATATTGATTTAAACAAGCAAATCGAGATTGCAGATTATGTTGCAGAGATCCGTTCCAAAGCAAAAAAATTGCAAGAAGAGGCAAATTCAATTTTAGAAAAAGCAAAACAAGAAGTAGAACAGATTATATTAGGATAA
- a CDS encoding helix-turn-helix domain-containing protein yields the protein MYKWHVEDLKFQIGKLIQVYRLRRELSQFQLGLELNISKDHVGRIERGLTNPTIENIVKLSNFLGIDILFLFTKLDAKELQKIELEIDCLQKEFKNKNKRKS from the coding sequence ATGTATAAATGGCACGTAGAAGATTTAAAGTTTCAAATTGGTAAGTTAATTCAAGTCTATAGATTAAGGAGAGAATTATCCCAATTCCAATTAGGATTGGAATTAAATATTTCAAAAGATCATGTAGGTAGAATTGAGAGAGGATTGACAAATCCAACAATTGAAAATATAGTAAAACTTAGCAACTTTTTAGGCATAGATATATTATTTCTTTTCACAAAATTGGACGCAAAAGAATTACAAAAAATAGAATTAGAAATTGATTGTTTACAAAAAGAGTTTAAAAATAAAAATAAGAGAAAATCCTAA
- a CDS encoding SusC/RagA family TonB-linked outer membrane protein, with protein sequence MKKSYINIGGIGLTLMLTLVCTHVNAQTQVISGKVTAGNKPLSGVTVSEKNSNQTTLTNSQGVFMLTLKMSDASNNKQKPVLLFKHPQYKERAIPVILDEKDSNTGLGGSGQLVFNVDLLRDNVGGGSNGKRADADSDSHVSANANGNIASNADQDTKIKGIEEVVINAGYYKVRDKERTGSIAKVSAKDIGNQPVLNVLSAAQGRVAGVNIVQNSGMPGGGYDIQIRGKNSLRALGNNPLYVVDGVPVGGEMASQFSGAVLPASSINPLNSINPADIESIEILKDADATSIYGSRGANGVVLVTTKKGKNGKAGAGAGGAGNLGLNVGTSYAVSSVISNLTMMKTEDYLRMRRKAYQNDGITAYPANAYDVNGVWDQAKYTDWKRSLIGNTADAFTANVSLNGGNERTGFLVGYGHNEQSTVFSKDFKYKTDNLSANISHTSEDKRFQLSVSSRFSLQKNNVLSEDITRQAYLMVPNAPALYLPDGSLNWENNTFNNPAGLYNSSYSYENKQFLTNMNVQYELLEHWFLKLNGGLNYQSFDERSLKPNTMYNPSSYQGQSSASSQSYKSNQDRFSFILEPQLNWQMKKGRHALDVLVGTTFQRDTGNQGSMIGIGFESNAFIENIGAARTRIITDQIKTEYRYAAFFGRMNYQYAGRYILNVTGRRDGSSRFGPNNKFANFGALGAAWIFSQEAFLKNKKWLSFGKLRSSYGTTGSDNIGDYGYLDTYDLSEYLYNNTAGLNPSRLYNSDYSWEKTTKLEAALELGFLKNRINLTTAWYRNHSSSQLVGYQLPSITGFPSVLANLDAVVENSGWELELAGRPFPGGSFQWESSLNISFPKNKLVSFPGLAGSTYANTYVVGQPITSVKVYQYEGIDPATGLYRFRDFNGDGKITAPDDRQAVENIGVRYFGGWNNTLRFKNWNLSFLFQFVKQRNWNYNNIMPIPGTMNNQPQEVLDVWSAENPGGSYMPYSSGGNGIKNQLHVFFMNSTAAVSDASFIRLKNLELGYQVPVKGTFKSVKIYFQGQNLLTFTRYFGPDPEFRNIGFLPPLKTYSMGVLITL encoded by the coding sequence ATGAAAAAATCCTATATCAACATAGGAGGCATTGGTCTTACCCTGATGTTAACATTAGTGTGCACGCATGTGAATGCTCAGACTCAAGTTATCTCAGGTAAGGTCACTGCAGGAAATAAACCTCTTTCCGGGGTGACTGTTTCAGAGAAAAATTCCAATCAAACCACCCTAACCAATTCGCAAGGTGTTTTTATGCTCACTTTAAAGATGAGTGATGCTAGTAACAATAAACAAAAGCCTGTTCTTTTGTTTAAGCATCCGCAATACAAAGAGAGAGCGATTCCTGTTATTTTGGATGAGAAAGATAGTAATACTGGTTTAGGAGGCTCAGGACAATTGGTCTTTAATGTTGACCTTTTGCGTGATAATGTAGGTGGTGGTAGTAATGGTAAGCGTGCTGATGCTGATTCCGATTCGCATGTCAGTGCTAATGCTAATGGTAATATTGCTAGTAATGCTGATCAGGATACTAAGATCAAAGGAATTGAGGAAGTGGTCATCAATGCCGGGTATTATAAAGTCCGGGATAAAGAGAGGACGGGGAGTATTGCAAAGGTATCGGCTAAGGATATAGGAAATCAGCCTGTTTTGAATGTGCTCTCTGCGGCTCAGGGAAGGGTAGCGGGAGTGAATATTGTGCAGAACTCGGGAATGCCGGGGGGCGGCTATGATATACAGATAAGAGGAAAGAACAGTCTTCGGGCTTTGGGGAATAATCCATTGTATGTAGTGGACGGGGTTCCGGTAGGAGGCGAGATGGCTTCGCAGTTTTCAGGAGCGGTACTGCCAGCCAGCAGTATTAATCCCCTTAATAGTATCAATCCTGCGGATATTGAGAGTATTGAGATTCTGAAAGATGCGGATGCGACCTCGATCTATGGATCTAGGGGAGCGAATGGGGTCGTGCTGGTCACTACCAAGAAAGGGAAAAATGGGAAAGCTGGTGCAGGTGCAGGAGGAGCAGGGAATCTGGGATTAAATGTGGGGACTTCGTATGCTGTGAGTTCTGTGATCAGTAACCTCACCATGATGAAGACTGAGGACTATCTCAGGATGCGAAGGAAGGCCTATCAGAATGATGGGATTACAGCATATCCGGCTAATGCCTATGATGTTAACGGAGTGTGGGATCAGGCAAAGTATACGGATTGGAAGAGATCGCTCATCGGAAATACCGCAGATGCTTTTACCGCGAATGTTTCCTTAAATGGAGGGAATGAAAGAACAGGTTTTCTGGTAGGATATGGCCACAATGAGCAGTCTACTGTGTTTTCAAAAGACTTTAAGTATAAGACGGATAATCTGTCTGCCAATATCAGCCACACCTCTGAAGACAAGCGTTTTCAGCTGAGTGTCTCCAGCAGGTTTTCCCTTCAGAAAAATAACGTACTTAGTGAGGATATTACCAGACAGGCTTACCTGATGGTTCCTAATGCTCCAGCTTTGTACCTGCCGGACGGGAGTCTCAATTGGGAGAACAATACTTTTAACAATCCGGCAGGGCTCTATAACAGTTCCTATTCCTATGAGAACAAGCAGTTTTTAACCAATATGAATGTGCAGTATGAACTGCTGGAACATTGGTTTTTGAAGCTCAATGGAGGGCTTAATTACCAGTCTTTTGATGAAAGGTCATTAAAGCCCAATACCATGTATAATCCTTCATCCTATCAGGGGCAGTCCAGTGCGAGCTCGCAGTCGTATAAGAGTAATCAGGACCGTTTTTCGTTTATTTTGGAACCTCAGCTCAATTGGCAGATGAAGAAGGGCAGACATGCTTTGGATGTGCTGGTAGGGACGACCTTTCAGCGGGATACAGGCAATCAGGGTTCTATGATCGGGATTGGATTTGAAAGTAATGCTTTTATAGAGAATATAGGAGCGGCAAGGACCAGGATTATTACGGACCAGATTAAAACGGAGTATAGGTATGCCGCTTTCTTCGGAAGGATGAATTACCAGTATGCCGGAAGGTATATCCTGAATGTGACGGGAAGAAGGGATGGAAGCAGCCGCTTTGGTCCCAACAATAAGTTTGCAAATTTCGGGGCGCTAGGAGCGGCATGGATATTCTCTCAGGAAGCATTTTTGAAAAATAAGAAATGGCTGAGCTTTGGAAAACTTCGTAGCAGCTACGGAACTACCGGAAGTGATAATATTGGAGATTACGGGTATCTGGATACCTATGATCTCTCGGAATACCTGTATAACAATACCGCAGGGCTCAATCCTTCAAGGCTGTATAATTCGGATTACAGCTGGGAGAAAACCACCAAGCTGGAAGCGGCTTTGGAGCTGGGATTTCTGAAAAACAGGATTAACCTGACCACAGCTTGGTACAGGAACCATTCTTCGAGTCAGCTGGTGGGATATCAGCTTCCTTCCATAACAGGGTTTCCAAGTGTACTGGCGAATCTGGATGCAGTCGTGGAGAACTCGGGATGGGAGCTGGAACTCGCCGGTAGACCTTTTCCAGGTGGATCTTTTCAGTGGGAGTCGAGTCTTAATATAAGTTTTCCAAAGAACAAGCTGGTTTCTTTTCCGGGGCTTGCAGGGTCTACCTATGCTAATACCTATGTCGTAGGACAGCCGATTACTTCAGTAAAAGTATACCAGTATGAAGGAATTGATCCGGCTACGGGATTGTATCGGTTCAGAGACTTTAATGGTGATGGCAAAATCACAGCGCCTGATGACAGGCAGGCTGTGGAGAATATCGGAGTTCGGTATTTTGGAGGCTGGAACAATACCCTTCGCTTTAAGAACTGGAACCTGTCGTTTCTTTTTCAGTTCGTGAAACAGAGAAACTGGAATTATAACAATATCATGCCTATACCGGGAACCATGAATAACCAGCCTCAGGAGGTATTGGATGTATGGTCTGCTGAGAATCCAGGTGGAAGCTATATGCCGTATTCTTCAGGCGGTAATGGGATCAAGAATCAGCTCCATGTCTTTTTTATGAACAGTACGGCAGCGGTGTCCGATGCTTCTTTTATCCGCCTTAAGAACCTGGAGCTGGGTTATCAGGTTCCGGTAAAAGGAACTTTTAAAAGTGTGAAAATCTATTTTCAGGGACAGAACCTGCTGACCTTTACCAGATACTTCGGGCCTGATCCTGAGTTCAGGAATATCGGCTTCCTGCCGCCTTTAAAAACTTATTCCATGGGAGTGCTGATCACCCTGTAA
- a CDS encoding RagB/SusD family nutrient uptake outer membrane protein, whose translation MKNSNINIKQWCKVMVFWRNTGMILLFCILAFSCEKMLEVETPSNQIGKDKIFADVQTANAALAGLYAGVRDNSPLSGESLGPFLGVYTDDLDSYALTDTNGVLALYHNQQSDTNSTVYSVWSTAYQHIYASNAIIEGVRASALPGNEKNRIEGEALLVRSILLFYLQQVFGPVPYPVTTDYKVNQSLSRIESGEVLSRLETDLSYCAEVLPDQYRDAERVYPNRKTAELMLAKVYMVRKKWAEAEQVLKTISGSPLYSFQNDLTKVFQKDSKHIIWQLKPANPGDTVKEAMVYYFSGAAPTGYALSESLVNSFEVGDLRKQQWMAAVTVGGNTWYRADKYKNITINDTEDSIVFRLEEVYLLLAEALAQQNKTGEALQYINPVRQRAGLSALTTLSKDILLSEILLENRREFFTEMGHRFLYLKRNNRLSDVQAVKPNWKPFHSLWPVPQKDLLLNPNLNPQNNGY comes from the coding sequence ATGAAAAATTCTAATATCAATATAAAACAATGGTGTAAGGTGATGGTGTTCTGGAGAAATACGGGAATGATTCTGCTGTTTTGTATCCTTGCTTTCTCCTGTGAAAAGATGCTGGAAGTGGAAACGCCTTCCAATCAGATCGGAAAAGATAAGATCTTTGCAGACGTTCAGACCGCCAATGCTGCGCTGGCAGGACTATATGCAGGTGTAAGAGATAATTCTCCCTTGTCAGGAGAGTCACTGGGTCCTTTTCTGGGTGTCTATACCGATGATCTGGACTCCTATGCCTTAACCGATACCAATGGCGTACTGGCGCTGTATCACAACCAGCAGAGCGATACCAATTCTACCGTGTATTCGGTATGGTCAACCGCGTACCAGCATATCTATGCCTCCAATGCGATTATAGAAGGAGTCAGAGCATCAGCTTTGCCGGGTAATGAAAAAAATAGGATAGAAGGGGAAGCCCTTCTGGTACGTAGCATACTTCTCTTTTATCTTCAGCAGGTCTTTGGACCCGTTCCTTATCCGGTAACAACAGATTATAAGGTTAATCAGTCTTTGTCAAGGATAGAATCCGGGGAGGTGTTGTCAAGGCTGGAAACGGATCTTTCTTACTGTGCAGAGGTGCTCCCGGATCAGTACCGGGATGCAGAAAGGGTATATCCCAACCGAAAAACAGCAGAGCTGATGTTGGCCAAAGTATATATGGTAAGGAAGAAGTGGGCAGAGGCAGAGCAGGTGCTTAAGACCATTTCGGGAAGTCCGCTGTACAGCTTTCAGAATGACCTGACAAAAGTATTTCAGAAGGATTCAAAGCATATTATATGGCAGCTAAAGCCGGCGAATCCTGGGGATACTGTGAAAGAGGCGATGGTATACTACTTTTCAGGAGCGGCGCCTACAGGGTACGCGCTATCTGAAAGCCTAGTGAATTCATTTGAAGTAGGAGACCTGAGGAAGCAGCAGTGGATGGCTGCGGTAACCGTGGGAGGGAATACGTGGTACAGAGCGGATAAGTATAAAAATATCACCATCAATGATACGGAAGATTCTATCGTCTTCCGTCTGGAAGAAGTGTATTTACTGCTGGCTGAAGCGTTGGCTCAGCAGAATAAGACTGGGGAAGCATTGCAGTATATCAATCCGGTGAGACAGCGGGCAGGCCTGAGTGCTTTAACAACACTTTCAAAGGACATTTTGCTGAGTGAAATCCTCTTGGAGAACAGAAGGGAATTCTTTACCGAAATGGGACATCGCTTCCTGTACTTAAAACGCAATAACAGACTCTCTGATGTACAGGCGGTAAAGCCCAACTGGAAACCTTTCCACAGCCTTTGGCCTGTTCCGCAGAAAGATCTGCTTCTTAATCCTAACCTTAATCCGCAGAATAATGGCTATTAA
- a CDS encoding S9 family peptidase, protein MAININKLIILLLILLGMVCYGQAFRDSLKDESSQYYNIAVNKVSDDSKWIVATKVYRNNYDTAVVLAAGRSGVKSLVGTLTKKYQYSFVKGNQLLALGQGKALLWNLVTGTQKEVKTGQAGSDSGSIIQSGIMEKGQKYFVQTSDSILHIYNAKSALLERVERVQYFRVGSSGTALYIVKKDGRENQLVRYSGDKVESVYSASGMIRSMEETPSGKLMILREEVVLGGDNDNAERRTQKVVFVDTANLELLFPDIGEIKHEEYLRFTEMQKGKAVMITGMTHIAAEKGTVDIWYGNDGNLEAKQEGSFVKRYWIWKKEEDKVMRVPSERFSTVVSLNNTDHFLMFNREELQNYSTLFPLIHGYLYDLKNNSYEDLGVMQAEVSVSDHGNHFVYKNTEGIWVLLDTETLNRVVLEKKDLTKAYFSPDGKKIYFESSSDLWRYEINKGKFTALTIDKGNEVKVVTKDETDLYPETGYNFRRSILDINAPVLLSVTRKGTIEKTFLKWHKGLVETLMASPDSNITWYKADESLKNVVYVAESLHVPPRIVYKETGKENKNVVFQSNPQDQTSILIKMETISFKNKEGISLKGLLYYPIGFTEGKKYPMVVHIYEVQSRNPNQYLSLLNNFPVGFSIKKLLEEGYFVYLPDIVNGASGVGLSALDCVESSLDALQNYPGIDLMNVGLIGHSFGGYRTNFIAGHSRRFKTYISGAGASDLTRMYFSYNETSSTPFYWQFEEGQYNMHASFAENKKLYLENNPIDNVHQVNAPVLLWTGMEDKRIVWDQTMEFYIGLKRNQKDVVALFYPGEAHVFTTGSKAEKDLAVRIQDWWDYFLKGKKGIPWIEKQMEKNIPF, encoded by the coding sequence ATGGCTATTAATATCAATAAACTGATTATTCTCTTGCTTATTCTGCTGGGAATGGTCTGTTATGGACAGGCCTTTAGGGATTCATTGAAAGATGAAAGTTCTCAGTATTACAACATTGCCGTTAATAAGGTGTCGGATGACAGCAAATGGATCGTAGCCACAAAAGTGTACAGGAATAATTATGATACCGCAGTGGTACTGGCGGCAGGAAGATCAGGAGTAAAATCACTGGTTGGAACGCTGACCAAGAAATACCAGTACTCTTTTGTAAAAGGCAATCAGCTGCTGGCATTGGGGCAGGGAAAAGCCCTGTTATGGAATCTGGTCACAGGAACGCAGAAAGAAGTAAAAACAGGTCAGGCTGGCAGTGATTCAGGAAGCATTATACAGAGCGGGATCATGGAGAAAGGACAGAAGTATTTTGTGCAGACCAGCGACAGTATTCTTCATATCTATAATGCAAAATCTGCTCTGCTGGAAAGAGTAGAGCGGGTGCAGTATTTCAGGGTAGGCAGTTCAGGAACTGCATTGTATATTGTGAAAAAAGATGGCCGGGAGAACCAGCTCGTAAGGTATTCCGGTGATAAAGTGGAAAGCGTATATTCTGCATCCGGTATGATACGGAGCATGGAGGAAACACCTTCAGGAAAATTGATGATTCTTAGGGAAGAAGTTGTATTGGGTGGTGACAATGATAATGCAGAAAGAAGAACTCAGAAAGTTGTTTTTGTAGATACAGCGAACTTAGAATTGCTGTTTCCGGATATCGGAGAAATAAAGCACGAGGAATACCTGCGGTTTACGGAAATGCAGAAAGGAAAAGCGGTTATGATTACGGGAATGACGCATATTGCGGCTGAAAAAGGAACGGTGGATATCTGGTATGGAAATGACGGGAACCTGGAGGCTAAGCAGGAAGGTTCTTTTGTAAAAAGATACTGGATATGGAAAAAAGAAGAGGATAAGGTCATGAGAGTTCCGTCTGAGCGATTTTCAACAGTGGTAAGCCTGAATAATACCGATCACTTCTTAATGTTTAATAGGGAGGAATTACAGAATTATTCAACCTTGTTTCCATTGATTCATGGATATCTATATGATCTGAAGAACAATAGCTATGAGGATTTGGGAGTTATGCAGGCAGAAGTTTCTGTATCAGATCATGGAAACCATTTTGTGTATAAAAATACGGAAGGAATATGGGTATTGTTGGATACAGAAACCTTAAATAGGGTGGTGCTTGAAAAAAAGGACTTGACAAAAGCGTATTTCAGTCCGGATGGCAAAAAAATTTATTTTGAAAGCAGCAGTGATCTTTGGAGATATGAAATCAATAAAGGGAAGTTTACGGCGCTTACTATCGATAAGGGAAATGAAGTAAAGGTGGTCACTAAAGATGAAACGGATTTATATCCTGAAACAGGTTATAATTTCAGAAGAAGCATACTGGATATAAATGCTCCGGTGCTTTTGTCAGTAACCCGGAAAGGAACCATAGAGAAGACCTTTTTGAAATGGCATAAGGGTCTTGTAGAAACACTCATGGCGTCTCCTGATTCTAATATTACATGGTATAAGGCGGATGAGTCTTTAAAAAATGTGGTGTATGTGGCGGAGAGTCTTCATGTGCCGCCGAGGATCGTTTATAAAGAAACAGGAAAAGAAAATAAGAATGTAGTTTTTCAGAGCAATCCGCAGGATCAAACCTCCATTTTGATAAAAATGGAGACGATCAGTTTTAAAAATAAAGAGGGGATATCTTTAAAAGGACTCCTGTACTATCCGATCGGATTTACTGAAGGGAAAAAATACCCGATGGTGGTTCATATCTATGAAGTGCAGAGTAGAAATCCCAACCAGTATTTATCGCTACTCAATAATTTTCCGGTGGGGTTTTCTATTAAAAAGCTTCTGGAAGAAGGGTATTTTGTTTACCTGCCGGATATTGTAAACGGAGCATCCGGGGTAGGACTCTCAGCACTCGACTGTGTGGAAAGTTCTCTGGATGCCTTACAGAATTATCCGGGGATTGATCTTATGAATGTCGGACTGATAGGCCATTCTTTTGGAGGGTACAGGACGAATTTTATAGCAGGCCATTCCCGTCGTTTTAAGACCTATATTTCAGGAGCAGGAGCCAGTGATCTGACAAGAATGTACTTTTCCTATAATGAGACGTCATCCACTCCCTTTTACTGGCAGTTCGAGGAAGGGCAGTATAATATGCATGCTTCCTTTGCAGAAAATAAGAAGCTGTATCTGGAGAATAATCCGATTGATAATGTACATCAGGTGAATGCTCCGGTGCTTTTATGGACAGGGATGGAGGATAAAAGGATTGTATGGGATCAGACGATGGAATTTTATATAGGATTAAAAAGGAATCAAAAAGATGTGGTGGCTTTGTTTTATCCGGGTGAAGCCCATGTTTTCACAACCGGTTCCAAAGCAGAGAAAGATCTGGCAGTAAGGATACAGGATTGGTGGGATTATTTTCTGAAAGGGAAGAAGGGGATTCCATGGATAGAGAAACAAATGGAAAAAAATATACCGTTTTAA
- a CDS encoding aspartyl protease family protein, translating to MKNIKSHLFILLLTLAPFFFNATTIPFELIDGKIVVDVSIKNNRHSFIFDSGAFTIISAELKNQLDEKKSTTVFEGIDANNAKSKMEVFSTDYIQIADLKLKNINFSFADISWMSGRACKKISGIFGANMMKDKVWRLDFKSKTITVFDKPQEQPGTVAAIPFSEESFTGVPKLNAKIRNQNIEFIFDTGSGMGFTVNQKVYDKIKDKDYLTFEGLLSQSLNSIVKGQRQVDLMEVELNNTQLGPQIIDSSSDSPNLIGTKFIENYLVDLDFISKKILLANEGKKPQYQSFGIALAPVDNSMVIVNKLEVPQLSEIKLTDKIIKINNTDITKTSGDTFCKIKELLDQNQSITIENKSHQTFTLEKKDVLQYLH from the coding sequence ATGAAAAATATTAAATCACATTTATTTATATTACTATTAACACTAGCCCCTTTCTTTTTTAACGCTACAACCATACCTTTTGAGCTTATCGATGGAAAAATTGTTGTGGATGTGAGTATTAAAAATAATAGACATAGTTTTATTTTTGATTCAGGAGCTTTTACCATCATTTCAGCAGAACTAAAAAACCAGCTGGATGAAAAGAAAAGTACAACTGTTTTCGAAGGCATAGATGCAAATAACGCAAAGTCAAAGATGGAGGTTTTCTCAACAGATTATATCCAAATAGCAGATCTGAAACTGAAAAACATCAATTTTTCATTTGCTGACATCAGCTGGATGAGTGGTAGGGCATGCAAAAAGATCAGCGGTATTTTTGGTGCCAATATGATGAAGGATAAGGTTTGGCGGCTAGATTTTAAGTCAAAGACTATTACAGTCTTTGATAAACCTCAGGAACAGCCTGGTACTGTCGCAGCAATCCCTTTTTCCGAAGAAAGCTTCACGGGTGTTCCCAAACTTAATGCTAAAATAAGAAATCAAAATATAGAATTCATTTTTGACACCGGCTCAGGAATGGGCTTTACAGTGAATCAAAAGGTGTATGATAAAATAAAAGATAAAGATTATCTGACTTTTGAAGGACTCTTATCACAATCTTTAAATAGTATTGTAAAAGGGCAAAGACAGGTTGATCTAATGGAAGTCGAGCTTAATAATACCCAACTTGGTCCTCAAATTATTGACAGCAGTTCAGATTCTCCTAATCTCATTGGTACAAAATTTATTGAAAACTACTTGGTAGATCTTGATTTTATCAGCAAAAAAATTCTTCTTGCCAATGAAGGGAAAAAGCCTCAATATCAAAGTTTCGGAATCGCATTAGCTCCTGTTGACAACAGTATGGTTATCGTTAACAAACTGGAAGTTCCTCAATTATCAGAAATAAAACTGACGGATAAAATTATTAAAATCAACAACACTGATATTACAAAGACATCAGGCGACACCTTTTGTAAAATAAAGGAACTCCTTGACCAAAATCAGTCTATTACCATAGAGAATAAATCTCATCAAACATTCACTTTAGAAAAAAAAGATGTTTTACAGTATCTGCATTAG